DNA sequence from the Leptospira bouyouniensis genome:
CCAACAAAAAAAGAAAATCCATCAAATGATGAACCTTTATTTAAGAATGAATTGATCCAATTGAATTTCAAAATTCAAGAATCTGAATTATCACTTTCAAGTAAAATAGAATCAATTAATGAAAAAATAATGTTTCTCATCATTGGGAATATTGTTTTTATGAATTTGTTACTTATTTCTATAGGAGTAGTGATATTCCTTTATTTAAAGCTTAAAAAGTGAGTATTAATAATGAATTGATATGGTTTCGATTCAGGTCTAAGTTTGCAACCATTGAACTGATATTGTTGTGTCGAGTAAGATGCAAGTTTTAATAAATAATTTAAGGAAAAACAATGCCGTTGAAAAATCAGCTGCATCAACAATTGAGAATTTGATAATTCCACTCATCTAGGATCTTTTAAATGGAACTTTTCTTTTCACCTTTAAAATTAAGAATTTTGGCATCTTCAAAATGTTATTAATTTCTTCGAAAGAGTATTATATTGGGTTAGCTGCTTTTATACAACATTAATAAGAGCCCTAGCGATTCCGAATCCTTATTTTAATAGCAATTTCAGTATTTATACTAGAACCTTTACTATCAAAATTAAGCTTTATTGGGAATCCTTCTATTCGAGAGGTGGTTGGCTTTGAAGAGATCTCTGACAGGCATTGTCGTCTTTATTTTGCGAACGCAATCCTTGGAATTTTAGATTTGTATACGAGTAAAGTGTTGAAATACCAGAGGTTATTGTATAGAATTGATTAGTAAAAGTGTCACCCATGTGAGTGATCTAAAGTGTTACCGATGTGCCTTTCTATACACCGACTAGCAAACGTAATGCGACATAATCTATATTATCGGAAGAGGCTCACTGCATCACGTAATAATCTACTCGAAACACTAGTCGTTGCATCATCTTAAAATCTACTCCAAATTAGTTAAGGAAACGATTCACTCATGTGCAGGTGATGTCCATGAAGCAATCGAAGATGGTGCGTTCTATGTTGGTTCAAGTGTTCAAAGAGAAATACCTTTGGGCTTCGAAAAAAGAAAAAAGCCTAATACTCGATCAGTTCGTTGAAGCTACTGGATTCAATCGATCCTATGCCAGAACCGTCCTTAGAAAGAAAAAAGACAATGTTGTCAAACTGAGAGCAAGAAAGAAGCGTATATCAAGCTATGATGATGACGTCAGATTCTATTTAGAGAAGATTTGGGAGATCCTGGATCGAATTTGTGGGAAAAGACTCGTGATGGCAATGCCAGATGTCTTAGCCAAACTCGAACAGTTCAAAGTATTTAAAATTGATAAAATAACCAAGGACAAACTTCTCTCCATCAGTTCTGCTTCAGTGGATCGCTTATTGAAACCTGCCAGGAAAAAACTTGGTCGCAAAGGCACCTCTACGACGAAGCAACCTAAATACCTTATTGATCGGATCCCAATCAAAACGTTTGGCGAATGGAAAAGTTCTCTACCTGGTTTTGTCCAAATCGATCTAGTCGCCCATAATGGTGGAAATGTATTTGGAGGATTTTATTCAACACTTGCAGCAACAGATGTTTGTACGGGATGGACTGTTTGTATACTGGTGAAAGATAAAACTCAATTCCAGATGCTAAAAGCATTAATAAAACTGAAAAAAATATTACCCTTCCCACTTTTAGGAATCCATTCCGATAACGGAGCAGAATTTATTAATCAGACAATTCTAGCTTATGCAGAAAGGAACGATATCCAATTCACTCGCGGAAGACCATACAAAAAGAATGATAACCCACATATTGAACAAAAGAATTACAGCGTTGTAAGAAGGAATACTGGATATTTGCGTATTGAAAATCAAATCCAAGCAGATATTGTCAGATCACTGTACCAAGATTTAAATACTTACAATAATTACTTTCTACCAGTGATGATCTTGAAGGAGAAACATAGGATTGGTTCAAAAGCAATTCGAAAGTATGACGAAGCAAAATCACCTTACCGAAGGATACTGGCTAGAAAAGATATTTCGAAAACGATAAAAGCTTCTATGAAAAAGATTTATGAGAAGTTGAATATTTTTGAATTAAAGAATCAGATCAATCATTGGCAAAACGAATTTGTGAAAATTGCTGCCCCTATTCGTAACCCAATAGACAAAGTGAATGTTAGAAGGAAAAGA
Encoded proteins:
- a CDS encoding integrase catalytic domain-containing protein; the encoded protein is MSMKQSKMVRSMLVQVFKEKYLWASKKEKSLILDQFVEATGFNRSYARTVLRKKKDNVVKLRARKKRISSYDDDVRFYLEKIWEILDRICGKRLVMAMPDVLAKLEQFKVFKIDKITKDKLLSISSASVDRLLKPARKKLGRKGTSTTKQPKYLIDRIPIKTFGEWKSSLPGFVQIDLVAHNGGNVFGGFYSTLAATDVCTGWTVCILVKDKTQFQMLKALIKLKKILPFPLLGIHSDNGAEFINQTILAYAERNDIQFTRGRPYKKNDNPHIEQKNYSVVRRNTGYLRIENQIQADIVRSLYQDLNTYNNYFLPVMILKEKHRIGSKAIRKYDEAKSPYRRILARKDISKTIKASMKKIYEKLNIFELKNQINHWQNEFVKIAAPIRNPIDKVNVRRKRGILHTTPKWRREVNSDTKNPFIERQRVEEMRRAAEQVWVKRK